The window ctttttttttttttaagaaaaaaaattatctacTTCACTTgcagttttattttttattttctatttttaaattttgatttttgtgGTGATGACACTTGTCATCCTACCATTCTTTTACCTCTCATTttctatatagatagatagatactTGCTTCACATGTGAACTGCCTTCGTTATTTGATCTTATTATGAATGATGATAGCTGTTACATCATCATTATTCTCATTTCACATCTTTAACTCTGTCTACCGCCTTTACTTCTCTTGGACAGATACCTATTCCTGCTGGTCATGTgtatgccattaatgaggcattATCAGCAGAGGGTGCAGCAGATGATTATGAAACTTGTCTAAAGCACTTAGTGATCGTTTGGTGCATGGCCAAAATTATCTCGGAATTATAATTCTAAGACTAATTTATCCTATATCTtggactattttataccatcttctagatggtataaaatagtcccaGGATAAGTGGGATATGCTGGGATATCCAGCTTATACCATGAgatgcattttatactttgtttggtacaaggtataccttctaccaaacatggtaaaaaaaattagtgttgggatatcgcagcttataccatgcaccaaacgaccccttagttaACAGCAATATTGTAGACATCTCTAAAGAGAGTGGATTTCCAAAATTTGATGTGATGCTACTGGGTATGGGTCCAGATGGACATGTAGCATCCTTGTTTCCTGGGCATCCTCTTGTCCATGAGAAAGAAAAGTGGGTCACCTTCATCAAGGACTCTCCAAAACCTCCATCAGACAGGATTACATTTACATTTCCTGTAATAAACTCGTCTGCAAATATCGCACTTGTAGTAGCAGGTGCTGGGAAAGCAGATGTAGTGCATAAATCGCTAGGTGATAGTGACGGTTCTGATTTGCTGCCTGTGCAGATGGTTTCACCTGAAGGAGAATTGGTTTGGTTTTTAGACGACGCTGCAGCTTCAAAGCTGTAGGGACGATGAAATATGTGAGTTGTGAATTAGTGCTTCACTGCAGTGTGTATCTTGTAATTTTCAATACATTCTCGAGTAGGGATGTTTTTCCCAGTATTGCCAGTAGAATGTTGAGGCTTCATATGCCATAATCCAATTTCTGTCAGTTTTTTCTGCGGTTGTTTCTGTAATGTATCTTTGGCTACCAGGAAGTCGGTAATAATAGTACAGTTTGTGCTGTCTACTGTCTTTTCATCTACCTGTTAGGCATATGGCTAGATTCTTTTGTGTCATGAACAGGGTGTGAAATGCCAACATCCACTTATGGTGCACAGCAATGCTTATTTTACTAATTTTATTACTAATATATAGAAATGAGAGTTGGGAAGGACGAACAGGGGAACAATTGTAATTTTCATGTTTCGCAAATTTAGAACTAAAGTCACTCTGCTAGGTATATACGATTCTTCCATTTTCACACAGATTCTAGAATCTACTCAATCAATATATCTAGTAAACTCGAGCTCATCAAAGATTTTGTTCTTTCATGTGCTAATACAAAACTACTCAGGGGAGGAGTCACCGGAGTAGCCGCATTAGGAAGATTCAACTATTCATTACCATTTCAGCTAAGAATTGATGTTTCAAAATCATTGATTTACACTCCAATGCTTTTAAATCCATATGTTGGAACTGTGATATTATCGTACAGGTATTCGTCCAACGAGTAATATCAATTCTTTGTTAAACTCCATTTTTCTAACATTTATTATGGGTAACTTACATAAACTACTATAGTTTTTAGGTTTCTAATAAATCCTAGCTATTGTTTTTGTAATTACAATTGGTAGCTGTATTTATCGGTTTCGCGAGGATACAGGTGACAGCAAGttaaatacatatgtatatagatcAGTCAAACAACACACCTTCCGCCGTGGGTTCACCGAACCCAGAAGCTTTGGTCTGAACCATATACTTGTATtaatttttttgtcaaatatgtacaaattagtAAGTTAAAATCCAGTAAGTATAAAATATTAGAatcccgaacccacaagctttaaatcctggctccgcctctgcatACAGTCATACTTAAAATGAACAAGATATTTCATTGATTGGGATACTAAAGTTATAATGTAAGAAAAGTGTTTAGTGAATACTTACTGTGATACACATTGTTAGCACGTCGACGCCATACATGGTGTTGCAGACGGAGATGTTCAAGGTGGTGACACAGAAGTTTGTGGTGGAAGCGAAGGTGAAGGAAAATATTCTATTCATGAACTCAAATAATTCGCCCACTTTTAAAATCTTAGCATATTTAgggaaattttcaaaatataCAGCTTTTGAAAGTATTTATACCACatagcccaatatacaatattatacaacgtTATTCCTGGAGGAAAAGCATTATACGTAatatatcaaccttgtataaagtgtataaaaGGTGCTTACACACAAATATGAGCTAAATCGGTGACAAACCTAACTACGTGGCGTATATATTTCCAAAAATAGACATAGGGCGGAATTTTCCTAATATTTTATTCATAAACTCATTAAATCTTTGAATGCTCTTTGCATAAATAGCTACCAGCACCTCTATTTATAATAGTACGAAACATATTTTTTGTTATAAACTGGAAAATCTATTCCTATATGAAAATAACCAGCAGCACCTCTATTTATAATAGAACGGCACCTATTTTGATTGTAAACTGGAAAACGTATTTATAAATCATATCCTGACATTAATTAAAATATCAAGTCCTAACCAATTTTGATTTTCTACAACTTTGAAGGTGATGAATTTGACGGTCACAACTCTAGTGAAGCCGTTCGACGTGTGTTTTCTGGCTAAGGTGATTGCGACCACGCGCGTTGGACCGGCGGTTCCCACTATTGATTTGGTTTTGCATAAACAGGATGTGTTTTGGAGGATATTCGGGCCGAATTCGATGGTTCGGGTTAAGGCCCAAAATGTGGATGTTTGGTGTTTGGGCTTTGTGGATGGTGGGCTTGAGCCTATTGTGATTGGTGGGCATCAGATAGAGGATAATTTGGTTCAGTTTGATTTGGCTAGAAAGAGAGTTGGGCTTAGTTCTTCACTGTTGTTTCGGAGCACCAATTGTGCAAATTTCGATTTCACTAGTAGCAAGAGCTAGTTATGATGTTTATTTACGTTTTCCCAATTTGGTTGTTTTCTATGATACTTGAAGTTGTGTGGATGAGTTATGTGTTATCTTGGGATGCATGTCTCTCTTTTTTATACTTTATCATCCTTTTGATATAAGTGAACCATGCGAGCTGATTAGATACATGGTTCAAAGAGCTTGTAACATCCTGTTTGATTATTACAATATACCCAATGTAATTCCACTAGTGGAGTCCATGGGTGGTGTTTAAGCAGCCTTACCCTTACCTTGTGAAGGTAGAAAGACTGTTTCAGAAAGACTCTTCGTTCACAGAAAGCATTTCAAAGCAGGCTCAAGATTTCGCTTTCTTTTGCCACTCAAAGTATATGGCATTTGTCGTGCTTAGGGCCTTTCTTTACTTACCTAATGAAAGTGTTCAATCGTCTTTTTTAGTAGTCTTAATTAAGGCTTTCAGACCTGCCCTTTTAGCAGGTGATTCACTATTGAAGCATACAAAAGACATGCTTTGAAATGGTGCTTTCTTTGAGCCACTCTGTATTCAGGGTGATTTGGCCCAACTT is drawn from Lycium barbarum isolate Lr01 chromosome 8, ASM1917538v2, whole genome shotgun sequence and contains these coding sequences:
- the LOC132606019 gene encoding probable 6-phosphogluconolactonase 4, chloroplastic, translated to MTVDAFSSTYSAEVGARKKLIVIRGKTSARQKLSVLFANSSKFNGLALTSYLAVQPALKHKASKMKMVASKIILRTKAIYAGGKHVEDTSSKHCLFVSVWLLPLRVSKPSKDEEMKFFFIPIPAGHVYAINEALSAEGAADDYETCLKHLVIVCNIVDISKESGFPKFDVMLLGMGPDGHVASLFPGHPLVHEKEKWVTFIKDSPKPPSDRITFTFPVINSSANIALVVAGAGKADVVHKSLGDSDGSDLLPVQMVSPEGELVWFLDDAAASKL
- the LOC132606021 gene encoding probable aspartic proteinase GIP1; the protein is MVLQTEMFKVVTQKFVVEAKVMNLTVTTLVKPFDVCFLAKVIATTRVGPAVPTIDLVLHKQDVFWRIFGPNSMVRVKAQNVDVWCLGFVDGGLEPIVIGGHQIEDNLVQFDLARKRVGLSSSLLFRSTNCANFDFTSSKS